A genomic region of Criblamydia sequanensis CRIB-18 contains the following coding sequences:
- the mgtE gene encoding magnesium transporter encodes MNDSSSTVSSLIHRKDVQSLKEVLSTFSGFEVAELLANKTEENQVFIFSLLEPHLAAETFEYLSLKTQKMILDSLPSPLLASMLTEMSPDDRTALLEDLPRTTVDEYIKLLPNKERTLALTLLGYPEESVGRLMTTDYIAVKMTWTIERVLEQIREYGHYSEAVNVLYAIDEKDALIGEIQIQELFFAPKGSNVSQIVDYKFIALQDMDKAQEAIDLFKLHDRVALPVVDEEGILLGIVTIDDILRLSSQKNTETLQKVGGSEALDEPYMETPFFELIKKRARWLVLLFAGEMLTASAMAFFEAEIAQAVVLALFLPLIISSGGNAGSQSSTLIIRAMALDEIKTADWWKVMKREASTGLFLGFILGVIGFFRVAIWGTASSIYGEHWFLIAATLFFSLIGVVFWGSFTGSMLPLILKKLNADPATSSAPLVATLVDVTGIVIYFLIAMFFLRGSLL; translated from the coding sequence ATGAATGATTCTTCCTCTACAGTCTCCTCGCTCATCCATAGAAAGGATGTTCAGTCGTTAAAAGAAGTGTTAAGCACTTTCTCGGGATTTGAAGTGGCAGAGTTATTAGCTAATAAAACAGAAGAAAACCAAGTTTTCATCTTTAGTTTATTAGAGCCCCATCTTGCCGCAGAAACTTTTGAGTACCTGTCTTTAAAAACACAAAAAATGATTTTAGACTCTCTGCCCTCTCCTCTTCTTGCAAGCATGCTTACTGAAATGTCACCCGACGATAGAACCGCTTTACTTGAAGATTTGCCAAGAACGACAGTCGATGAATACATCAAGCTGCTTCCGAATAAGGAAAGAACCCTCGCTTTAACTTTGCTTGGCTATCCGGAAGAGAGTGTCGGCCGTTTGATGACAACTGATTATATCGCTGTCAAGATGACTTGGACAATTGAAAGGGTGCTCGAGCAAATACGAGAGTATGGCCATTATAGTGAAGCGGTTAACGTCCTTTATGCCATTGATGAAAAAGATGCTTTGATCGGCGAAATACAAATACAAGAGTTATTTTTTGCCCCTAAAGGGTCTAATGTCTCTCAAATTGTCGATTATAAATTTATTGCTTTGCAAGATATGGATAAAGCTCAAGAAGCGATCGACTTATTTAAATTGCATGATCGGGTCGCTCTTCCGGTTGTAGATGAAGAAGGTATTCTTCTTGGGATTGTGACAATAGATGATATTTTAAGGCTTTCTTCACAAAAAAACACGGAAACTTTGCAAAAAGTCGGGGGGTCGGAGGCACTTGATGAACCCTATATGGAAACTCCTTTTTTTGAGCTCATAAAAAAAAGAGCGAGATGGCTTGTTCTTTTATTCGCAGGTGAAATGTTAACCGCTTCCGCTATGGCTTTTTTTGAAGCAGAAATTGCGCAAGCAGTCGTTTTAGCTCTATTTCTCCCTCTTATTATTTCAAGCGGAGGAAATGCCGGCTCTCAGTCTTCTACCTTGATTATTCGGGCCATGGCTTTAGATGAAATAAAGACAGCCGATTGGTGGAAAGTCATGAAAAGAGAAGCATCAACCGGCCTATTTCTTGGTTTTATTCTTGGGGTCATTGGTTTTTTTAGAGTAGCTATTTGGGGAACGGCAAGCTCAATTTATGGGGAGCATTGGTTTCTAATTGCTGCCACTTTATTTTTTTCCCTCATTGGCGTAGTTTTTTGGGGATCTTTTACAGGCTCTATGCTTCCTTTAATCTTAAAAAAATTGAATGCCGATCCGGCAACTTCATCAGCACCGCTTGTGGCAACTCTTGTGGATGTGACAGGAATTGTCATTTATTTTCTAATAGCTATGTTTTTTTTAAGAGGATCGCTTCTTTAA
- a CDS encoding hybrid sensor histidine kinase/response regulator produces MNMNEDLFSNMNVLIVEDSPTQAILLKEALERHHLKAHIAKDGYEALQELQKSLPDIVISDIEMPRLNGYDVCKHIKSDESLKAIPVILLTNLTNSMDVIKGIECGADSFLTKPFEINFLLSTIHDVLENRKLHRTSEQEKKTSFYFSGQRHFLQVNQVQIMDLLLSTYSNAVQKNNELEKAYRNLNLIHEELEKKNDELNDLNIQKNQFIGMAAHDLRNPLTVIKGYSDLLLTRLSDKVDKDSLRILERIQSSSSFMLRLINDMLDISVIESGTVSLHKSDVKMADLIQESIILHQSGAKKKNVKLIFNCKNSGLIVHCDANKMSQILNNLISNAIKFSNENGIVEISLESKDNDILLSVKDSGVGISPEMKEQLFQPFAKSHAQGTHGEKGTGLGLAIVQKIIEEHKGKIWFKSDSGEGTTFFASIPNTK; encoded by the coding sequence ATGAATATGAATGAGGATTTATTTTCGAATATGAACGTTTTAATTGTTGAAGATAGCCCAACTCAAGCCATTCTTTTAAAAGAAGCGTTAGAAAGGCACCATCTAAAAGCCCATATCGCAAAAGACGGTTATGAAGCTCTTCAAGAATTGCAAAAAAGCTTGCCTGATATTGTGATTAGCGACATCGAAATGCCCCGGCTGAATGGTTATGATGTTTGTAAACACATTAAAAGTGATGAAAGCTTGAAAGCCATACCTGTAATTTTGCTTACTAATCTCACTAATTCTATGGACGTCATAAAAGGCATTGAGTGCGGCGCAGACAGTTTTTTGACAAAACCTTTTGAGATTAATTTCCTTTTATCCACCATTCATGATGTTTTAGAAAACAGAAAATTGCATAGAACATCGGAGCAGGAAAAAAAAACCTCCTTTTATTTCAGCGGCCAGCGTCACTTTCTTCAGGTCAATCAAGTCCAAATTATGGATCTTTTATTGTCCACTTATTCTAATGCGGTCCAAAAAAATAACGAGCTTGAGAAAGCTTACCGCAATTTAAACTTAATCCACGAAGAACTAGAGAAAAAAAATGATGAGCTTAACGATTTAAATATCCAAAAAAATCAGTTTATCGGCATGGCAGCTCACGATTTAAGAAACCCTCTTACCGTTATCAAGGGCTATAGTGATTTACTATTAACCAGGCTGAGTGACAAAGTAGATAAGGATTCGCTAAGGATATTAGAAAGAATCCAATCTTCCAGTTCCTTTATGCTTCGTCTAATCAATGATATGTTAGATATCTCTGTCATAGAATCAGGTACGGTATCCTTGCATAAATCTGATGTAAAAATGGCGGATTTGATTCAAGAAAGCATCATCCTTCATCAATCCGGCGCGAAAAAAAAGAACGTAAAACTTATTTTTAATTGTAAAAATAGTGGGCTCATTGTCCATTGCGATGCCAATAAAATGTCTCAAATTTTAAATAATCTCATAAGTAACGCCATTAAATTTTCAAATGAAAATGGCATCGTAGAAATTTCTTTAGAATCAAAAGATAACGACATTCTTCTTTCGGTAAAAGATTCAGGAGTTGGGATTTCCCCTGAAATGAAAGAGCAGCTTTTTCAGCCTTTTGCCAAATCCCATGCCCAAGGAACTCATGGGGAAAAAGGAACCGGGCTTGGGCTTGCGATTGTCCAAAAAATTATAGAAGAACATAAAGGAAAAATTTGGTTTAAAAGTGATTCCGGAGAAGGCACCACCTTTTTTGCCTCGATTCCCAATACAAAATAA
- a CDS encoding chemotaxis protein CheB, whose translation MVLNVLIVEDSKTSTQLLIHVIESDPDLKVAYAAKNGEEALAWLQTNFCDVITMDIHMPGQDGFEVTRQIMKNKPIPIIIISSAYSEKHVELSFKAMSAGALAILEKPVSLKDSSYTEKADLIVQTIKMVAGIKLIKRRFNTQNQLQDDDLLKKLPKKDLAIEAIAIGASLGGPPAIASILSELTECPVPIFVVQHISSGFTEGFIQWLKSNLSLPIVIPRNLEKAKPGVVYIPGDHFDIELIKNGIITTEFSNHKGPKPSVNKLFYSMASCYGEKSIGVILTGMGDDGAKGLLEMKKKGAYTIAQDEESSILFGMAQEAIFLKAVTEVLPLNSIGRKIKYLLERSKNALSREL comes from the coding sequence ATGGTGTTAAATGTATTAATTGTTGAAGATTCAAAAACCTCCACTCAATTACTGATTCACGTTATTGAATCTGATCCGGACCTAAAAGTTGCTTATGCCGCAAAAAATGGCGAAGAGGCACTAGCATGGCTTCAAACTAATTTTTGTGATGTCATCACAATGGATATTCATATGCCGGGACAGGATGGGTTTGAAGTGACCCGGCAAATCATGAAAAATAAGCCAATCCCGATAATCATCATAAGTTCTGCTTATTCAGAAAAACACGTTGAATTAAGTTTTAAAGCAATGTCAGCGGGAGCTCTTGCCATTTTAGAAAAACCGGTGAGCCTTAAAGATTCTTCTTATACGGAAAAAGCGGATCTGATTGTTCAAACTATAAAAATGGTTGCCGGGATAAAATTAATCAAACGACGTTTTAACACCCAAAATCAACTTCAAGATGATGACCTTTTAAAAAAACTTCCTAAAAAAGATCTCGCAATAGAGGCGATAGCGATAGGCGCCTCGCTTGGAGGCCCTCCGGCGATTGCCTCGATTTTGTCCGAGCTAACAGAGTGCCCGGTCCCGATTTTTGTGGTTCAACATATCTCTTCCGGATTTACCGAGGGTTTTATTCAATGGTTAAAATCCAATTTAAGTTTACCGATCGTCATCCCAAGGAATTTAGAAAAAGCAAAACCTGGAGTTGTCTACATTCCGGGAGACCATTTTGATATAGAACTTATTAAAAATGGCATTATTACAACTGAGTTTTCTAACCATAAAGGCCCTAAGCCTTCGGTAAATAAGCTATTTTATTCAATGGCTAGCTGTTACGGAGAAAAATCAATTGGAGTTATTTTAACCGGAATGGGCGATGATGGAGCAAAAGGGCTATTGGAAATGAAAAAAAAGGGCGCTTATACAATTGCTCAAGATGAAGAAAGTTCTATCCTTTTTGGTATGGCTCAAGAAGCCATCTTTCTTAAGGCCGTTACAGAAGTGCTCCCCTTAAACTCGATTGGCAGGAAAATAAAGTATTTATTAGAAAGATCAAAAAATGCTCTTTCAAGGGAATTATGA
- a CDS encoding MHYT domain-containing protein has protein sequence MDFFQLQDLPADQIKGYFDLKLVIVSYVVAVFASYVALDIAWNLRNTLANKWNYAFWLIGGSLAMGLGIWTMHFIGMEAFKTPMVMTYDPFLTFFSLVIAVLASGFALFKVTRTFALTNVSIFISACLMGLGIASMHYVGMAAMEHIHISYIPSLFFISIAIAILASLAAIWLLIKAYANPALSRFNFFSALLMGAAICGMHYVGMFASVMTPLVSMHEAPVISNPLGMHPLFIGATTFLIMLIFYVLSTNRQKFVLTLQRKNENLLEKEKELSEANEKLNKYANYLLDKERKTSAILTAAADGIISFNEDKKIEMANIAANNIFGYERDEILGKSISDVIALSNISAETFFTGVIASEKSPIELIGIKKNGDLFYCELAFSKLKLSQGNSYIMVIRDISERKSAKLKLEEINLKLMNSLTELEDARNRAEAANVAKSNFLANMSHEIRTPLNVIIGTAELLSRSELGIKEKKYANRIYLSSQILLKLITDILDFSKIESGEVSLETIPCNFTSLVKEVIESFEERAEEKNLKIIVELMDEKEANIISDPLRIKQLLINLISNAIKFTEKGYIKIHSSSKPINDSQILVRLTIEDTGIGIERKDFKSIFKKFSQADTSSTRRFGGAGLGLAICKEIAELLGGTINFESSFGKGSTFWFEIPFLMDKEPETQK, from the coding sequence ATGGACTTTTTTCAATTACAAGACTTGCCTGCCGATCAAATCAAAGGCTATTTCGATCTAAAGCTTGTGATTGTCTCTTATGTGGTAGCAGTTTTTGCATCCTATGTAGCCCTAGATATCGCCTGGAATTTAAGAAACACGCTTGCCAATAAATGGAATTACGCTTTTTGGCTAATCGGAGGCTCTCTCGCCATGGGGCTTGGCATTTGGACGATGCACTTTATAGGCATGGAGGCTTTTAAAACTCCTATGGTCATGACCTATGACCCTTTTCTCACTTTTTTTTCTCTTGTTATAGCAGTTTTAGCCTCCGGATTTGCACTATTTAAAGTCACAAGAACTTTTGCATTAACTAATGTCTCAATCTTTATTAGCGCATGTTTAATGGGTCTTGGAATTGCTTCCATGCATTATGTAGGAATGGCAGCTATGGAGCATATCCATATTAGCTATATACCTTCTCTATTCTTCATTTCGATTGCAATTGCAATCTTAGCCTCCCTTGCAGCTATTTGGCTTTTAATTAAGGCCTACGCTAATCCGGCTCTTTCCCGCTTTAACTTTTTTAGCGCGCTCCTCATGGGCGCTGCCATTTGCGGGATGCACTATGTCGGGATGTTCGCCTCTGTAATGACACCGCTTGTTTCTATGCATGAAGCTCCTGTCATTTCAAATCCATTGGGGATGCACCCTCTTTTTATTGGAGCAACTACCTTTCTTATTATGCTGATTTTTTATGTTCTTTCTACAAATAGACAAAAATTTGTCCTGACCTTGCAGAGAAAAAACGAAAATTTATTAGAAAAAGAAAAAGAGCTCTCAGAAGCGAATGAAAAGTTAAATAAGTACGCCAATTATCTTTTAGACAAAGAGAGAAAAACAAGCGCTATCCTAACCGCTGCAGCCGATGGCATTATTTCATTTAATGAAGATAAAAAAATTGAAATGGCCAATATCGCCGCAAATAACATTTTTGGGTATGAGCGCGATGAAATTCTAGGTAAATCTATTTCTGATGTGATTGCTCTTTCAAATATTTCTGCAGAAACATTTTTTACAGGTGTTATTGCCAGTGAAAAATCACCTATTGAACTTATTGGAATAAAAAAAAATGGAGATTTATTTTACTGCGAGCTAGCGTTTTCAAAATTAAAACTCTCGCAAGGAAATTCTTATATTATGGTGATAAGGGATATTTCTGAGCGAAAATCTGCCAAGCTCAAATTGGAAGAAATCAATTTAAAACTTATGAATAGCTTAACTGAATTAGAAGATGCAAGAAATAGAGCCGAAGCTGCAAATGTTGCTAAATCTAATTTTCTTGCAAACATGAGCCATGAAATAAGAACGCCTCTTAATGTTATTATCGGAACAGCCGAGTTGCTATCAAGATCCGAGCTTGGCATAAAAGAAAAAAAATATGCCAATCGCATTTATCTTTCTTCACAAATCCTTCTTAAGTTAATTACAGATATTTTAGATTTTTCAAAAATTGAATCGGGTGAGGTAAGCCTTGAAACCATTCCTTGTAATTTTACAAGCCTTGTAAAAGAAGTGATTGAAAGCTTTGAAGAAAGGGCTGAAGAAAAAAATTTAAAAATAATTGTAGAATTAATGGATGAAAAAGAAGCTAATATCATCAGCGATCCTCTTAGAATTAAACAGCTTCTCATTAATTTAATCAGTAATGCCATTAAATTTACAGAGAAGGGCTATATTAAAATTCACTCTTCTTCAAAACCGATTAATGATTCTCAAATTCTGGTTCGCCTTACTATTGAAGATACAGGCATCGGCATTGAGCGGAAGGATTTTAAAAGTATTTTTAAAAAATTCTCTCAAGCGGACACTTCTTCAACAAGACGGTTTGGAGGAGCTGGGCTTGGCCTTGCCATATGCAAAGAAATTGCAGAACTATTAGGCGGAACAATTAATTTTGAAAGCAGTTTTGGGAAAGGTTCGACCTTCTGGTTCGAAATTCCATTTTTAATGGATAAAGAACCTGAAACCCAAAAATAG
- a CDS encoding response regulator, giving the protein MTEKKTILLAEDNYDNQELMKDIFETLQYEVDIANDGEEALEKWKNNKYDLIILDLHMPKKDGFQVSMEIRALEGQKSRIPIIALTASALASDRQKCLEFGMDDHISKPIDLDMLEKKLKKILHNK; this is encoded by the coding sequence ATGACCGAAAAAAAAACCATTCTTCTCGCAGAAGACAATTATGACAATCAGGAATTGATGAAAGATATTTTTGAAACCTTACAATATGAGGTGGATATCGCAAACGATGGAGAAGAGGCATTAGAAAAATGGAAGAACAATAAATATGATTTAATTATTTTAGATCTTCACATGCCAAAAAAAGACGGGTTTCAAGTCTCAATGGAAATCCGGGCTCTTGAAGGGCAAAAATCAAGAATTCCAATTATTGCTCTTACAGCTAGCGCTCTTGCAAGCGATCGCCAAAAATGTCTTGAGTTCGGGATGGATGATCATATCAGTAAACCAATCGATCTTGACATGCTTGAAAAAAAGCTAAAGAAAATCCTTCATAATAAATAA